In Janthinobacterium sp. J1-1, a single genomic region encodes these proteins:
- a CDS encoding FAD-binding oxidoreductase yields the protein MTSAAASALSPADTSAAVAALRAALGSDVILLPQEFAGRKNADWSRMPCAEPVALARPRSTEQVARIMAICHAHRLPVVTQGGLTGLTGGACLHGGELALSLELMNGIESIDTVSGTMTVLAGTPLETVQVAADAAGFLFPLDLGARGSCTIGGNLATNAGGNRVIKYGMMREQALDIEAVLADGSIIGGTHGMIKNNTGYDLRNLLIGSEGTLGVITRAVLRLRPKPRAVSTAFCGLPDYQAVTTLLSRAQAMLPAGVSAFEVMWPGYHDFVTSRMPELRAPLAGRHAYYVLLESSGADPARQAEAFEAFLGEQLEDGVLDDAALAATESDALAFWAIRDAPGEYPRFIPGRVSFDVSFAIADVGLAAQRCEAALREKWPQATILIYGHLGDGNLHIVVHEPDWPASAARAVQDVVYGITGEMHGSVSAEHGIGSKKLRVLGLTRTPADLAAMRAIKLALDPLWLLNPGKVLV from the coding sequence ATGACGAGCGCTGCAGCTTCCGCACTTTCCCCCGCCGATACCTCCGCCGCCGTGGCCGCCCTGCGCGCCGCGCTGGGCAGTGACGTGATCCTGCTGCCGCAGGAATTTGCCGGCCGCAAGAACGCCGACTGGAGCCGCATGCCATGCGCCGAGCCGGTGGCGCTGGCGCGCCCGCGCAGCACCGAGCAGGTGGCGCGCATCATGGCCATCTGCCATGCCCACCGCCTGCCGGTGGTGACACAGGGTGGCCTGACCGGGCTGACGGGCGGCGCCTGCCTGCATGGCGGCGAACTGGCGCTGAGCCTGGAATTGATGAATGGCATTGAATCTATCGATACGGTGTCGGGTACCATGACGGTGCTGGCCGGCACGCCGCTGGAAACGGTGCAGGTGGCGGCCGACGCGGCCGGTTTTCTGTTTCCGCTCGACCTGGGTGCGCGCGGCAGTTGCACCATCGGCGGCAACCTGGCCACGAATGCGGGCGGCAACCGCGTCATCAAGTACGGCATGATGCGCGAGCAGGCGCTCGACATCGAAGCGGTGCTGGCCGACGGCAGCATCATCGGCGGCACGCACGGCATGATCAAGAACAATACCGGCTATGACTTGCGCAACCTGCTGATCGGCAGCGAAGGCACCTTGGGCGTGATCACGCGCGCCGTGCTGCGCCTGCGGCCCAAGCCGCGCGCCGTGTCGACCGCCTTTTGCGGCCTGCCCGATTACCAGGCGGTGACCACCCTGCTGTCGCGCGCGCAGGCCATGCTGCCGGCCGGGGTCTCGGCGTTCGAGGTGATGTGGCCCGGCTACCACGATTTCGTTACTTCACGCATGCCGGAACTGCGCGCGCCGCTGGCCGGCCGCCACGCCTACTATGTGCTATTGGAAAGCAGCGGCGCCGATCCCGCGCGCCAGGCCGAGGCTTTCGAAGCGTTCCTGGGCGAACAGCTGGAAGACGGTGTGCTGGACGACGCGGCGCTGGCGGCCACCGAGTCCGACGCGCTGGCCTTCTGGGCCATCCGCGACGCGCCCGGCGAATATCCGCGTTTCATTCCTGGCCGGGTCTCGTTCGATGTCAGCTTCGCGATCGCCGACGTGGGCCTGGCCGCGCAGCGCTGCGAGGCGGCCCTGCGCGAAAAATGGCCGCAGGCCACCATTCTGATCTACGGCCATCTGGGCGACGGCAATCTGCATATCGTCGTGCATGAACCGGACTGGCCGGCCAGCGCCGCGCGCGCCGTGCAGGATGTGGTGTACGGTATTACCGGCGAGATGCACGGTTCCGTGTCGGCCGAACATGGTATCGGCAGCAAGAAGCTGCGCGTGCTGGGGTTGACGCGCACGCCGGCCGACCTGGCGGCCATGCGCGCGATCAAGCTGGCGCTCGACCCGCTGTGGCTGCTCAATCCGGGCAAGGTGCTGGTTTAA
- a CDS encoding MurR/RpiR family transcriptional regulator: MPTADADNGRMPAQALQKGAEADPARNILDIIARALPDLRRGSRQLAEFILAHPRFVVDANLADLARQAELSEPTVLRFCTMVGCSGFRDLKIRLAQSLVLGIPTTHAALSFDDTPRSITGKLFDFTATSLERTRNSLDPGAIEQAVDLLAAAARIEFFGFGASGIVALDAQQKFPLFGVPCGANQDSHQQLITASMLRPGDVMFAISNTGTTVSLIEMTRIAKERGAKVIVLTGSHSPICQHADVALIAESLDNTDLYTPTISRLSALVVIDILSVSVALRRGDDHARDISDMKKHLAEIRSHTAI; the protein is encoded by the coding sequence ATGCCCACAGCAGACGCCGACAACGGCCGCATGCCAGCACAGGCGCTGCAAAAGGGCGCCGAGGCCGACCCGGCCCGCAATATCCTCGATATCATCGCGCGCGCCCTGCCCGACTTGCGGCGCGGCAGCCGCCAGCTGGCCGAGTTCATCCTGGCCCACCCCCGCTTCGTGGTCGACGCCAACCTGGCGGACCTGGCGCGCCAGGCCGAACTGAGCGAGCCGACGGTGCTGCGTTTTTGCACCATGGTCGGCTGTAGCGGTTTTCGCGACCTGAAGATCCGGCTGGCGCAAAGCCTGGTGCTGGGCATACCGACCACCCACGCGGCGCTGTCGTTCGACGACACGCCGCGCAGCATTACCGGAAAACTGTTCGATTTCACCGCCACCAGCCTGGAGCGCACGCGCAACAGCCTCGATCCCGGCGCCATCGAGCAGGCGGTGGACTTGCTGGCGGCGGCCGCGCGGATCGAGTTTTTCGGCTTTGGCGCGTCCGGCATCGTCGCCCTCGACGCCCAGCAGAAATTCCCCTTGTTCGGCGTGCCGTGCGGCGCCAACCAGGATTCGCACCAGCAGCTGATCACCGCCTCGATGCTGCGCCCAGGCGACGTGATGTTTGCCATCTCGAATACCGGCACTACCGTCTCGCTGATTGAAATGACGCGCATTGCCAAGGAACGCGGCGCGAAGGTGATCGTGCTGACGGGCTCGCACAGCCCGATCTGCCAGCACGCCGACGTGGCGCTGATCGCCGAGTCGCTCGACAATACCGATTTATATACCCCCACCATCTCGCGCCTGTCGGCGCTGGTGGTGATCGACATCCTGTCCGTCAGCGTCGCCCTGCGCCGCGGCGACGACCATGCACGCGATATCAGCGACATGAAAAAACACCTGGCCGAGATTCGTTCGCACACCGCCATCTGA
- a CDS encoding chemotaxis protein CheC: MVNLSELENDALVEIFNIGVGHAAAAMSEIVNEEVTMSVPSITFLNRADAAALLGSKRDGDRICGVSQHYDGAFATEAILMFPEDKSLEIVRLMVGDSVPLQELTEMEQEAMSEIGNIILNSCVGTLANLFDSELHGSLPVYHVGTSTEILSVFGDQGDDVVLMLHIDFVLAKHQIHGYVAFVLDLSALHDLKEQVNRYLAKVFGPA; this comes from the coding sequence ATGGTCAACCTGTCCGAGCTGGAAAACGACGCGCTGGTCGAAATCTTCAATATCGGCGTGGGCCACGCGGCGGCCGCCATGAGCGAGATCGTCAACGAGGAAGTCACCATGTCGGTGCCCTCGATTACCTTTTTGAACCGTGCCGATGCGGCGGCCCTGCTCGGCAGCAAGCGCGACGGCGACCGCATCTGCGGCGTCAGCCAGCACTACGATGGCGCTTTCGCCACCGAAGCCATCTTGATGTTCCCCGAGGATAAAAGCCTGGAGATCGTGCGCCTGATGGTGGGCGACAGTGTGCCGCTGCAGGAACTGACGGAAATGGAACAGGAGGCGATGAGCGAAATCGGCAACATCATCCTCAATTCCTGCGTGGGCACGTTGGCCAACCTGTTCGACAGCGAACTGCACGGCTCCCTGCCCGTCTACCATGTGGGCACCAGCACGGAAATCCTGTCCGTCTTCGGCGACCAGGGCGACGACGTGGTGCTGATGCTGCATATCGACTTCGTGCTGGCCAAGCACCAGATCCACGGCTATGTGGCGTTTGTACTGGACCTGTCCGCCTTGCACGACCTGAAAGAACAGGTCAACCGCTACCTGGCCAAGGTCTTTGGACCGGCGTGA
- a CDS encoding pyridoxamine 5'-phosphate oxidase family protein codes for MSTMTLPELAKKMADIDYLMLSTRTDNGQLAARPMSNNEDVDYDGTSWYFTWADARMVDDIRRDPSVGLAYQGKAHLFGAPPLFIAVEGQAELITERQAFEAHWDDSMDRWFKQGPATPGIILIKVQAKRIHYWDGEDEGELTL; via the coding sequence ATGAGCACAATGACCTTGCCGGAACTGGCAAAAAAGATGGCCGACATCGACTACCTGATGTTGTCGACACGTACCGACAACGGGCAGCTGGCGGCCCGGCCGATGAGCAATAACGAGGACGTCGATTACGACGGCACTTCCTGGTACTTCACCTGGGCCGACGCGCGCATGGTCGACGATATCCGCCGCGATCCGTCCGTCGGCCTGGCCTACCAGGGCAAGGCCCATCTCTTCGGCGCGCCGCCGCTGTTTATCGCGGTCGAAGGCCAGGCCGAGCTGATCACCGAACGGCAAGCCTTCGAAGCACACTGGGACGACAGCATGGACCGCTGGTTCAAGCAGGGCCCGGCCACGCCAGGCATCATCCTGATCAAGGTGCAAGCCAAGCGCATCCACTACTGGGATGGCGAGGACGAGGGCGAGCTCACCTTGTAA
- a CDS encoding shikimate dehydrogenase, whose product MRTFTPALRPTFYFIGVSTAQSSIMKVFPAWAAHLGLGDVEMKGIDFPLHAPAQDYRAAVEFLKHDPLSVGALVTTHKIDLYAACRDLFDEIDDFALLMGETSCLSKRDGKFICHAKDQITSGLALDGFLPAQHFASTGAEVFSMGAGGSTIALTLHLMQRARGANRPSKVIVSNRSRHRLDEIERIHRELDLGIPCEYVVTETPEQNDAVLARLSPGALVINATGLGKDAPGSPLGDAAVFPQHCIAWDLNYRGALVFLDQARGQQQARQMQVEDGWTYFIYGWTRVIAEVFDIDIPTGGPAFDEICRIAAEAGKPA is encoded by the coding sequence ATGAGGACGTTCACACCCGCCCTGCGCCCGACCTTTTATTTCATCGGCGTCAGCACCGCGCAAAGCTCGATCATGAAGGTGTTCCCGGCCTGGGCCGCGCACCTGGGCCTGGGCGACGTCGAAATGAAGGGCATCGATTTTCCCCTGCACGCGCCGGCGCAAGACTACCGTGCCGCCGTCGAGTTTCTCAAGCACGATCCGCTGTCGGTCGGCGCGCTGGTCACCACCCATAAAATCGACCTGTATGCGGCCTGCCGCGACCTGTTCGACGAGATCGACGATTTTGCCCTGCTGATGGGCGAGACCAGCTGCCTGTCCAAGCGAGACGGCAAATTCATCTGCCACGCCAAGGACCAGATCACGTCCGGCCTGGCGCTGGACGGCTTTTTGCCGGCGCAGCATTTTGCCAGCACGGGCGCCGAGGTGTTCTCGATGGGCGCCGGCGGCTCGACCATCGCCTTGACCCTGCACCTGATGCAGCGTGCACGCGGCGCCAACCGGCCGTCGAAAGTGATCGTCTCGAACCGCTCGCGGCATCGCCTCGACGAAATCGAACGCATCCACCGCGAGCTGGACCTGGGCATCCCATGCGAATACGTGGTTACCGAAACGCCGGAACAGAACGACGCCGTGCTGGCGCGCTTGTCGCCCGGTGCGCTGGTGATCAACGCCACCGGCCTGGGCAAGGATGCACCCGGCTCGCCGCTCGGCGACGCCGCCGTCTTCCCGCAGCATTGCATCGCCTGGGACCTGAACTATCGCGGCGCGCTGGTGTTTCTCGACCAGGCGCGTGGGCAGCAGCAGGCGCGCCAGATGCAGGTGGAAGATGGCTGGACCTATTTCATTTATGGCTGGACCCGCGTGATCGCCGAGGTGTTCGATATCGACATCCCGACCGGCGGGCCCGCGTTCGACGAGATTTGCCGCATCGCGGCAGAGGCAGGCAAACCTGCCTGA
- a CDS encoding Rhs element Vgr protein, producing the protein MPDLRRPLTAGEIAMARSVFHDGIDYARVRVVCGSFLPFNLQDQNTAMTPRGSLYFMPPQYRIDFSREDAGGKLFFIHEMVHVWQWQLGYNCIWHGLLLALFGGYFRQRAYRYDSSIPGTAFAGYNMEQQAELVSHYFGATQLGLASMTARLPFLREVLGGFLQSPGNASLLPRRWFTR; encoded by the coding sequence ATGCCAGACTTGCGCCGTCCCTTGACCGCTGGTGAAATCGCCATGGCGCGCAGCGTCTTTCATGACGGCATCGACTATGCGCGCGTGCGCGTGGTATGCGGCTCTTTTCTTCCCTTCAATTTGCAGGACCAGAACACGGCCATGACGCCGCGCGGCAGCCTGTATTTCATGCCGCCCCAGTACCGCATTGACTTTTCACGCGAGGATGCGGGCGGCAAGCTGTTCTTCATCCATGAGATGGTGCATGTGTGGCAGTGGCAGCTGGGCTACAACTGCATCTGGCACGGCTTGCTGCTGGCGCTGTTCGGCGGCTACTTTCGCCAGCGCGCCTACCGCTATGACAGCAGCATCCCGGGTACGGCGTTTGCCGGCTACAACATGGAGCAGCAGGCCGAACTGGTCTCCCACTATTTTGGCGCCACGCAGCTGGGCCTGGCCTCGATGACGGCCAGGCTGCCTTTTTTGCGCGAGGTGCTGGGCGGCTTCTTGCAGTCGCCCGGCAATGCAAGCTTGCTGCCGCGGCGCTGGTTTACAAGGTGA
- a CDS encoding glucose-6-phosphate isomerase has translation MMMWPEPRRFEVDVDAGLMHGSGTRYQKRLQDLNGLYADGAAFDARLASGGQEVVYDVTDFRPSSSAGDLITGVTRMSPGKIGDEFYLTRGHVHAILDRPELYYGLKGKGLMLMESPDGETRIIEVLPNTACYVAPHWIHRSVNVGDEDFVMLFCYPADSGQDYGIIERSQGMKLRIVDDGAGGWRSVENPAYTGRSEADVLALLERGKQVAA, from the coding sequence ATGATGATGTGGCCTGAACCTCGCCGTTTCGAGGTCGACGTGGATGCCGGCCTGATGCACGGCAGCGGCACGCGCTACCAGAAACGCCTGCAGGACCTGAACGGCCTGTATGCCGATGGCGCGGCCTTCGATGCGCGCCTGGCCAGCGGCGGCCAGGAGGTGGTCTACGACGTCACCGATTTTCGTCCCAGCAGTTCGGCCGGCGATCTGATCACCGGCGTGACGCGCATGAGCCCGGGCAAGATCGGCGACGAGTTCTACCTGACGCGCGGCCATGTGCACGCCATCCTCGACCGGCCCGAGCTGTATTACGGCCTGAAAGGCAAGGGCCTGATGCTGATGGAGTCGCCCGACGGCGAAACGCGCATCATCGAAGTGCTGCCGAACACGGCCTGCTATGTGGCGCCGCACTGGATACACCGTTCGGTCAACGTGGGCGACGAGGATTTCGTCATGCTGTTCTGCTATCCGGCCGATTCGGGCCAGGATTACGGCATCATCGAACGCTCGCAAGGCATGAAGCTGCGCATTGTCGACGACGGCGCCGGCGGCTGGCGCAGCGTGGAAAACCCGGCCTACACGGGCCGCTCGGAAGCGGACGTGCTGGCGCTGCTCGAACGCGGCAAGCAGGTGGCGGCATGA
- the edd gene encoding phosphogluconate dehydratase has translation MALHPVVESVTARIIARSRPSRGAYLTHLDAARIQGVQRGALSCTNLAHGFAAFPANDKLSLKEYKKPSVAIVSSYNDMLSAHQPFEGFPQIIKQAVREVGAVAQFAGGVPAMCDGVTQGQPGMELSLFSRDTIAMSTAVALSHNMFDSALYLGVCDKIVPGLLIGALHFGHLPAVFVPAGPMTSGLSNKEKAQVRQLYAQGKATREDLLEGESKAYHGAGTCTFYGTANSNQMLMEVMGLHLPGAAFITPNTPLRDALTAAAAQRAAVITAQSGSYLPVGHIVDEKCIVNAVVGLLATGGSTNHTLHLVAIAKAAGIVIDWNDFNELSAIVPMLTRIYPNGDADVNHFHAAGGTGYLIRELLDAGLLHEDVNTILGHGLRAHCMEPFLGEDGKVFWKDAPLTSADESVLRPASNPFAPDGGMVLVAGNLGRAVMKVSAVKPEHRTVEAPAIVFNSQEEFMAAYKAGTLDRDFVAVLRFQGPRANGMPELHALTPALANLQDAGRHVALVTDGRMSGASGKVPAAIHVSPEILAGGPLGLVRDGDVIRLDAFTGVLEALVPADVWHARALVTADLSSSHIGMGRELFSMFRSTVSAAEEGATTFGLPSPIPTTVPLHEGENVGDTVPGSDEDFLARK, from the coding sequence ATGGCGCTGCATCCAGTAGTCGAATCCGTAACAGCGCGCATCATCGCGCGCAGCCGGCCCTCGCGCGGCGCCTATCTGACGCACCTCGATGCCGCCCGCATCCAGGGCGTGCAGCGCGGCGCGCTGTCGTGTACCAACCTGGCGCACGGCTTTGCCGCCTTCCCGGCCAACGACAAGCTGTCGCTGAAGGAATACAAGAAGCCATCGGTGGCCATCGTCTCGTCGTACAACGACATGCTGTCGGCGCACCAGCCATTCGAAGGTTTTCCGCAGATTATCAAGCAGGCCGTGCGCGAAGTGGGCGCCGTGGCGCAGTTCGCCGGCGGCGTGCCGGCCATGTGTGATGGCGTGACGCAAGGCCAGCCGGGCATGGAATTGTCGCTGTTTTCGCGCGACACCATCGCCATGTCGACCGCCGTGGCGCTGTCGCACAATATGTTCGACTCGGCCCTGTACCTGGGCGTGTGCGACAAGATCGTGCCGGGCCTCTTGATCGGCGCGCTGCACTTCGGCCACTTGCCGGCCGTGTTCGTGCCGGCCGGCCCGATGACCTCGGGCCTGTCGAACAAGGAAAAAGCCCAGGTGCGCCAGTTGTATGCGCAGGGCAAGGCGACGCGTGAAGACTTGCTCGAAGGCGAGTCGAAGGCCTACCATGGCGCCGGCACCTGTACTTTTTACGGTACCGCCAACAGCAACCAGATGCTGATGGAAGTGATGGGCCTGCACCTGCCGGGTGCCGCCTTCATCACCCCGAACACGCCGCTGCGCGATGCGCTGACGGCCGCCGCCGCCCAGCGCGCCGCCGTGATCACGGCGCAAAGCGGCAGCTACCTGCCGGTTGGCCATATCGTCGACGAGAAATGTATCGTCAATGCCGTGGTGGGCCTGCTGGCCACCGGCGGCTCGACCAATCACACCCTGCACCTGGTGGCGATCGCCAAGGCGGCCGGCATCGTGATCGACTGGAACGACTTCAATGAGCTGTCGGCCATCGTGCCTATGCTGACGCGCATCTATCCGAATGGCGACGCCGACGTCAACCATTTCCACGCCGCCGGCGGCACCGGTTATCTGATCCGCGAACTGCTGGACGCGGGCCTGCTGCACGAAGACGTCAACACCATCCTGGGCCACGGCTTGCGCGCGCACTGCATGGAACCGTTCCTGGGCGAAGACGGCAAGGTCTTCTGGAAAGATGCACCACTGACCAGCGCCGACGAAAGCGTGCTGCGACCGGCCTCGAACCCGTTCGCGCCGGACGGCGGCATGGTGCTGGTGGCGGGTAACCTGGGCCGCGCGGTAATGAAAGTGTCGGCCGTCAAGCCGGAGCACCGCACCGTCGAAGCGCCTGCCATCGTCTTCAATTCGCAGGAAGAGTTCATGGCCGCCTACAAGGCCGGCACCCTGGACCGCGATTTCGTTGCCGTGCTGCGCTTCCAGGGTCCGCGCGCCAACGGCATGCCTGAATTGCATGCGCTGACGCCGGCGCTGGCCAACCTGCAGGATGCCGGCCGCCATGTGGCGCTGGTCACCGACGGCCGCATGTCGGGCGCGTCGGGCAAGGTGCCGGCCGCGATCCACGTCTCGCCTGAAATCCTGGCCGGAGGTCCGCTGGGTCTGGTGCGCGACGGCGACGTCATCCGCCTTGACGCCTTCACCGGCGTGCTCGAAGCGCTGGTGCCGGCCGACGTGTGGCATGCGCGTGCGCTGGTCACCGCTGATTTGTCGTCCAGCCATATCGGCATGGGCCGCGAATTGTTTTCGATGTTCCGCTCCACCGTCAGCGCGGCGGAAGAGGGCGCCACCACGTTCGGCCTGCCATCGCCGATTCCCACCACCGTGCCCTTGCACGAAGGCGAGAATGTCGGCGATACTGTGCCGGGCTCCGATGAAGACTTTTTGGCAAGGAAATAA
- a CDS encoding response regulator, translating to MDHSKQVLVVDDSRVSRLMAHQFILSKHAGWQITEAATGEEALEKVKALDPYLILLDVNMPGMGGVAAAEQLRALYPQTHIFLVTANVQNAIRNRASELKVGFMEKPITEVRIHALIDTLDA from the coding sequence ATGGATCACAGTAAACAGGTACTTGTTGTCGATGACAGCCGGGTTTCACGTTTGATGGCGCATCAGTTCATTCTCAGCAAACATGCCGGCTGGCAGATCACCGAAGCGGCCACGGGCGAAGAAGCGCTGGAGAAAGTCAAGGCGCTCGACCCTTACCTGATATTGCTTGACGTTAATATGCCGGGCATGGGCGGCGTGGCCGCCGCCGAGCAGCTGCGCGCCCTGTATCCGCAGACCCATATCTTCCTGGTGACGGCGAATGTGCAAAACGCCATCCGCAACCGCGCCAGCGAATTGAAAGTGGGCTTCATGGAAAAACCCATCACGGAAGTGCGCATCCACGCGCTGATCGATACGCTGGACGCCTGA
- a CDS encoding sensor domain-containing diguanylate cyclase: MPDTLQRLTLLESIIGAVNLGAIVLDQHRSIVLWNRWLERHSGWKADTVLGRDFFDVFPELQHKRIESAITQALRDNFQSLLSQSLHKSPFPLYPQAAVTSDGRERMQQAVAVTPISLPGAPRHCLIQITDVTIAVGREKLLREQTMVLRSQTFSDGLTGVANRRHFDVAIDKEMRRAKRSGSPLSLLMIDIDHFKDYNDQYGHQQGDTCLKQVAGALATMLNRSGDVLARYGGEEFAAILPDTEPAKALGLAESIRKGVRALAIENGHEDGAARHITVSIGVATQSGAAPLDMDQLIGAADRALYQAKDGGRNRVVSTSHATPPA, from the coding sequence ATGCCCGACACCTTGCAGCGCTTGACCCTGCTCGAAAGCATTATTGGCGCCGTCAACCTGGGCGCCATCGTGCTGGACCAGCACCGCAGCATCGTGCTGTGGAACCGCTGGCTGGAGCGCCATTCCGGATGGAAAGCCGATACCGTGCTGGGCCGCGATTTTTTCGACGTGTTCCCGGAACTGCAGCACAAGCGCATCGAATCGGCCATCACCCAGGCCCTGCGCGACAATTTCCAGTCGCTGCTGTCGCAATCGCTGCACAAGTCGCCGTTCCCGCTGTACCCGCAGGCGGCGGTGACCAGCGACGGCCGCGAGCGCATGCAGCAGGCGGTGGCCGTCACGCCCATCAGCCTGCCGGGCGCGCCACGCCACTGCCTGATCCAGATCACCGACGTCACCATCGCCGTGGGCCGTGAAAAACTGCTGCGCGAGCAGACCATGGTGCTGCGCTCGCAAACCTTTTCGGACGGCCTGACGGGCGTGGCCAACCGCCGCCATTTCGACGTCGCGATCGACAAGGAAATGCGCCGCGCCAAGCGCAGCGGCAGCCCGCTGTCGCTGCTGATGATCGATATCGACCATTTCAAGGACTATAACGACCAGTATGGCCACCAGCAGGGCGACACTTGCCTGAAACAGGTGGCCGGGGCACTGGCGACCATGCTCAACCGTTCCGGCGATGTGCTGGCCCGCTATGGCGGCGAAGAGTTCGCCGCCATCCTGCCCGACACCGAACCGGCCAAGGCGCTGGGCCTGGCCGAGTCCATCCGCAAGGGCGTGCGCGCGCTGGCGATCGAGAATGGACACGAAGATGGCGCGGCGCGCCACATTACCGTCAGCATCGGCGTGGCGACCCAGAGCGGCGCCGCGCCGCTCGACATGGACCAGCTGATCGGCGCCGCCGACCGCGCGCTGTACCAGGCCAAGGATGGCGGACGCAACCGGGTCGTCAGCACCTCCCACGCAACACCGCCGGCCTGA
- the rpiA gene encoding ribose-5-phosphate isomerase RpiA: MTQDELKQAVARTAIDYVVKGEIIGVGTGSTANFFIDELAKIKDSIKGAVASSEATAARLAGHGIAVFDLNDVSEIAVYIDGADEITAGGAMIKGGGAALTREKIVASVSKKFVCIADGSKLVETLGAFPLPVEVVPMARASVSRQLAALGGTPRLRLKPGSDEAFITDNGGEIIDVLGLQIADPVALEQQINQIVGVIAVGLFAARGANVCLLGTPEGVRTLAY, translated from the coding sequence ATGACCCAAGACGAATTGAAGCAAGCCGTAGCCCGCACCGCGATTGATTATGTAGTGAAAGGCGAAATCATCGGCGTCGGTACCGGCTCGACCGCCAACTTTTTCATCGATGAACTGGCCAAGATCAAGGACAGCATCAAGGGCGCGGTTGCCTCGTCCGAAGCGACGGCCGCCCGCCTGGCCGGCCACGGCATCGCCGTGTTCGACCTGAACGACGTCAGCGAGATCGCCGTGTATATCGACGGCGCCGATGAAATCACGGCCGGCGGCGCCATGATCAAGGGCGGCGGCGCGGCATTGACGCGCGAAAAAATCGTCGCATCGGTATCGAAGAAATTCGTCTGCATCGCCGACGGCTCCAAGCTGGTCGAGACCCTGGGCGCGTTTCCGCTGCCGGTGGAAGTGGTGCCGATGGCGCGCGCCAGCGTCTCGCGCCAGCTGGCCGCGCTGGGCGGCACGCCGCGCCTGCGCCTGAAGCCCGGCAGCGACGAAGCCTTTATTACCGACAACGGCGGCGAGATCATCGACGTGCTGGGCTTGCAGATTGCCGACCCGGTGGCGTTGGAACAGCAGATCAACCAGATCGTCGGCGTGATCGCCGTCGGCCTGTTCGCCGCGCGCGGCGCCAATGTGTGCCTGCTGGGGACGCCTGAAGGCGTGCGCACGCTGGCTTACTAA
- the eda gene encoding bifunctional 4-hydroxy-2-oxoglutarate aldolase/2-dehydro-3-deoxy-phosphogluconate aldolase: MTMTLLEIMRTSSVIPVIAIDDPEHAVPLARALVAGGIRVLEVTLRTKHGLDAIRAMSEVPGAIVGVGTLTRPEEFAAARDAGAVFGVSPGLTSALVAAAKSSGLPLLPGVMTPGEVMAARENGFQQLKLFPAVPAGGIGMLNAIYGPLPDVTFCPTGGISQETASQFLALKNVACVGGSWLTPKDAIAAGNWDRITEIAKAASGLRSA, encoded by the coding sequence ATGACAATGACACTCCTGGAAATTATGCGTACCTCGAGCGTGATCCCCGTGATTGCGATCGACGATCCTGAACACGCCGTACCGCTGGCGCGCGCGCTGGTGGCGGGCGGCATCCGCGTGCTGGAAGTAACCTTGCGCACCAAGCACGGCCTGGACGCGATCCGCGCCATGTCCGAAGTGCCGGGCGCCATCGTCGGCGTGGGCACCTTGACCCGTCCTGAAGAATTCGCCGCCGCGCGCGATGCCGGCGCCGTGTTCGGCGTTTCGCCGGGCCTGACCAGCGCCCTGGTGGCCGCCGCGAAAAGCAGCGGCCTGCCGCTGTTGCCTGGCGTAATGACCCCGGGTGAAGTGATGGCGGCGCGTGAAAACGGCTTCCAGCAACTGAAGTTGTTCCCGGCCGTGCCAGCCGGCGGCATCGGCATGCTCAACGCCATCTACGGCCCGCTGCCGGACGTGACGTTCTGCCCGACCGGCGGCATTTCGCAGGAAACGGCGTCGCAGTTCCTGGCGCTGAAAAACGTCGCCTGCGTGGGCGGTTCGTGGCTGACGCCGAAAGACGCGATCGCGGCCGGCAACTGGGACCGCATCACGGAAATCGCCAAGGCGGCCAGCGGCCTGCGCTCCGCCTAA